From Streptomyces sp. NBC_00690, a single genomic window includes:
- a CDS encoding pyridoxamine 5'-phosphate oxidase family protein, which yields MVDSASPPPLTQLITRFSEDEAAAEDWSEAVELLTAAEVFWLSTVRPDGRPHVTPLIAVWHENGLNFCTGQDERKAKNIAENGEVVLTTGVNSLHGGCDLVVEGTAERVTDDARLRSLAGAYTSKYGSEWTFEVQDGVFVGQGGPALVFRVEPRTAFGFTKGPYGMTRWRFGQG from the coding sequence ATGGTCGACTCCGCATCCCCTCCCCCATTGACCCAGTTGATCACCCGTTTCAGCGAGGACGAGGCCGCGGCCGAGGACTGGTCCGAGGCGGTGGAGTTGTTGACGGCGGCCGAGGTCTTCTGGTTGTCGACGGTCCGTCCCGACGGTCGCCCGCACGTCACTCCGCTGATCGCGGTGTGGCACGAGAACGGGCTCAACTTCTGTACCGGTCAGGACGAGCGCAAGGCGAAGAACATCGCCGAGAACGGGGAAGTGGTGCTCACGACCGGTGTCAACTCGTTGCACGGGGGTTGTGACCTCGTGGTCGAGGGCACGGCGGAGCGGGTGACCGACGATGCCCGGCTGCGTTCGCTGGCGGGCGCGTACACGAGCAAGTACGGCTCGGAGTGGACCTTCGAGGTGCAGGACGGGGTATTCGTAGGGCAGGGTGGCCCGGCCCTGGTGTTCCGGGTGGAGCCGCGCACCGCTTTCGGCTTCACCAAGGGACCGTACGGAATGACGCGCTGGCGGTTCGGTCAGGGCTGA
- a CDS encoding ATP-binding protein → MPLLQRRGFPRSPVSVSEVRAFAVHVLGEWGVTERLSDVELCLSELATNALLHGVPAGREFGVTLALDASLLRAEVRDSGDGTPVVDAPDCEQMSGRGLYLVQHLADGWGFRNHVVGKSVWCEFKFDP, encoded by the coding sequence GTGCCCCTGTTGCAGCGGCGAGGATTTCCACGATCCCCCGTGTCCGTCAGTGAAGTGAGAGCCTTCGCTGTCCATGTTCTAGGGGAGTGGGGTGTTACCGAGAGGCTGAGCGACGTTGAGCTGTGCCTTTCCGAACTGGCCACCAATGCGCTTCTGCATGGGGTTCCCGCAGGCAGGGAGTTCGGTGTCACGCTTGCCTTGGACGCAAGTCTCCTGCGGGCAGAAGTGCGCGACAGCGGCGACGGCACTCCCGTCGTGGACGCGCCGGACTGCGAACAGATGTCAGGGCGTGGGTTGTATCTCGTGCAGCACCTGGCCGATGGCTGGGGCTTCCGGAACCACGTGGTCGGAAAGTCCGTGTGGTGCGAGTTCAAGTTCGATCCTTGA
- a CDS encoding TetR/AcrR family transcriptional regulator C-terminal domain-containing protein, whose protein sequence is MGRPRTPLIDRERITTAALELVDAQGEFSVPQIARKLGVQTGSLYHHVEGRDGIIELMRERVAGAIDTSVLEHSPWDSALVGWARSYRAAFAAHPRVIPLLMASPIRAPRVLEGYEQAVRALLDAGFALPSVLTVITAVENVVLGSALDLAAPETMWELSDDDSTPTLARALAAVPAGQSDAAFEMGLNACVEHFRRLLDA, encoded by the coding sequence ATGGGACGGCCGCGCACACCTCTGATCGATCGGGAGCGCATCACGACCGCCGCACTGGAGCTCGTCGATGCACAAGGCGAGTTCAGCGTGCCGCAGATCGCCCGGAAACTCGGGGTGCAGACAGGTTCGCTGTACCACCACGTCGAAGGGCGCGACGGCATCATCGAACTGATGCGGGAGCGCGTCGCCGGTGCGATCGACACCTCGGTACTGGAGCACTCGCCCTGGGACAGCGCCCTGGTCGGATGGGCCCGCTCCTACCGGGCCGCCTTCGCCGCCCATCCCCGGGTAATCCCCCTGCTGATGGCGTCCCCGATCCGTGCACCCCGGGTCCTGGAGGGATACGAGCAGGCGGTGCGCGCCCTACTGGACGCCGGATTCGCCCTCCCGTCGGTCCTGACGGTGATCACCGCCGTGGAGAACGTGGTGCTCGGCTCGGCCCTCGACCTGGCAGCGCCCGAGACCATGTGGGAACTGTCGGACGACGACAGCACTCCCACCCTGGCCAGGGCGCTGGCCGCGGTGCCGGCGGGACAGTCCGACGCGGCGTTCGAGATGGGGCTGAACGCCTGCGTGGAGCACTTCCGCCGACTTCTCGACGCCTGA
- a CDS encoding amidohydrolase: MPAADIILTGARIHTLDPARPRATAVAIKDGTITAVGDTADVRDWNGPGTETVDLTGATLTPGLTDAHSHPVWGLELATGIDLSGVGDLAGLLAALSSAPRVDGWVLGYGLDHNAFEGRPLHHTLIQGALNGAHAYIRLYDGHSALLGESALELAGIDGPRTFDQRAEVVCDVEGRPTGHLIEHAAMDLVAPVLPRTPQAERRTQLIDLLSAMAATGLTSAHAMDLGGGALELLPAVEAEADLPLRLRLAPWCMPGASDDDLAELIALQRQRGRNWRVGGVKFFMDGTVEGGTAWLEQPDCHGQGADAFWPDPKAYSAAVRRLHEAGVPTATHAIGDAAVRHVLDTVESLGAGGPRHRIEHIETVPDDQIPRFARLGVVASMQPPHTAFTRADHTDEWSQRLGGERASRAWRCRDLRDAGAVLAIGSDWPIAHFDARQVLAMGRHPKGASRDAGLTGLMALEGMTTHAAHAAGEETVAGRVAVGHRADLTAFGLDPIESTPDELADAPIPLTITAGRIVHRA; this comes from the coding sequence GTGCCCGCTGCCGACATCATCCTGACCGGCGCCCGGATCCACACCCTGGACCCCGCCCGACCTCGGGCAACCGCCGTGGCGATCAAGGACGGGACCATCACCGCGGTCGGTGACACGGCGGACGTACGGGACTGGAACGGCCCCGGCACCGAGACGGTCGACCTCACCGGCGCCACCCTCACCCCCGGACTGACCGACGCCCACAGCCATCCCGTATGGGGCTTGGAACTGGCGACGGGCATTGACCTCTCCGGCGTCGGCGACCTCGCGGGGCTCCTGGCGGCACTCAGCAGCGCACCCCGGGTCGACGGCTGGGTGTTGGGCTACGGCCTCGACCACAACGCCTTCGAAGGCCGCCCCCTCCACCACACCCTGATCCAAGGCGCACTGAACGGTGCCCACGCCTACATCCGGCTGTACGACGGCCACTCGGCGCTCCTGGGCGAAAGCGCCCTCGAACTCGCCGGGATCGATGGGCCGCGCACCTTCGACCAGCGGGCCGAAGTGGTCTGCGATGTCGAAGGACGCCCCACCGGCCATCTGATCGAGCACGCGGCCATGGACCTCGTCGCCCCGGTCCTGCCGCGCACCCCGCAGGCCGAACGCCGGACCCAGCTGATCGACCTCCTGTCGGCGATGGCCGCCACCGGGCTCACCTCGGCCCATGCGATGGACCTCGGGGGAGGCGCGCTGGAGTTGCTACCTGCGGTCGAAGCGGAGGCGGACCTCCCGTTGCGCCTACGGCTAGCACCCTGGTGCATGCCCGGCGCATCGGACGACGACCTCGCCGAGCTGATAGCCCTCCAGCGGCAACGGGGCCGCAACTGGCGCGTCGGCGGGGTGAAGTTCTTCATGGACGGCACGGTCGAGGGCGGTACGGCCTGGCTGGAGCAGCCCGACTGCCACGGCCAGGGTGCGGATGCCTTCTGGCCCGACCCGAAGGCATACAGCGCGGCAGTGCGAAGGCTGCACGAGGCGGGGGTGCCGACCGCGACCCACGCCATCGGTGACGCCGCCGTCCGCCATGTGCTCGACACCGTCGAATCGTTGGGCGCCGGAGGCCCGCGCCACCGCATCGAACACATCGAAACCGTCCCGGACGACCAGATCCCCCGATTCGCCCGGCTGGGCGTGGTCGCCTCCATGCAGCCCCCGCACACCGCGTTCACCCGCGCCGACCACACCGACGAGTGGTCACAGCGCCTCGGCGGCGAACGTGCGTCCCGGGCCTGGCGCTGCCGGGATCTGCGTGATGCCGGTGCGGTCCTGGCCATCGGCTCCGACTGGCCGATCGCCCACTTCGACGCCCGCCAGGTCCTGGCCATGGGCCGCCACCCCAAGGGCGCCTCCCGGGACGCCGGGCTCACGGGCCTGATGGCGCTGGAGGGGATGACCACGCACGCGGCCCACGCCGCCGGTGAGGAGACCGTGGCGGGTCGCGTCGCGGTGGGCCACCGCGCCGACCTGACCGCCTTCGGCCTCGACCCGATCGAGTCCACACCGGACGAGCTCGCCGACGCCCCGATCCCCCTGACGATCACGGCGGGCCGCATCGTCCACCGCGCCTGA
- a CDS encoding glutamine synthetase family protein translates to MDKQQEFVLRTLEERDIRFVRLWFTDVLGFLKSVAVAPAELEQAFDEGIGFDGSAIEGFARVYESDMIAKPDPGTFQILPWRAEAPGTARMFCDILMPDGSPSFADPRYVLKRMLAKTSDLGFTFYTHPEIEFFLLKDKPLDGSRPVPADNSGYFDHTPQNVGMDFRRQAITMLESMGISVEFSHHEGAPGQQEIDLRYADALSTADNVMTFRLVMKQVALEQGVQATFMPKPFSEYPGSGMHTHLSLFEGDRNAFYESGAEYQLSKVGRSFIAGLLRHAAEISAVTNQWVNSYKRIWGGSARSAGAGGEAPSYICWGHNNRSALIRVPMYKPGKTGSSRVEVRSIDSGANPYLTYAVLLAAGLKGIEEGYELPPGADDDVWALSDGERRAMGIEPLPQNLGEAISLMERSELVAETLGEHVFDFFLRNKKQEWEEYRSEVTAFELRKMMPVL, encoded by the coding sequence ATGGATAAGCAGCAGGAGTTCGTGCTCCGCACGTTGGAGGAGCGCGACATCCGCTTCGTGCGTCTGTGGTTCACCGACGTGCTCGGCTTCCTGAAGTCGGTCGCGGTGGCCCCCGCCGAGCTTGAGCAGGCGTTCGACGAAGGCATCGGCTTCGACGGATCCGCAATCGAGGGCTTCGCCCGCGTGTACGAATCCGACATGATCGCCAAGCCGGACCCGGGCACCTTTCAGATCCTGCCCTGGCGTGCGGAGGCCCCGGGCACGGCCCGGATGTTCTGCGACATCCTCATGCCCGACGGCTCCCCGTCCTTCGCCGACCCCCGCTATGTGCTCAAGCGGATGCTCGCCAAGACCTCCGATCTGGGCTTCACCTTCTACACCCACCCGGAGATCGAGTTCTTCCTGTTGAAGGACAAGCCCCTCGACGGCAGCCGACCCGTGCCCGCCGACAACTCGGGCTACTTCGACCACACCCCCCAGAACGTCGGCATGGACTTCCGCCGGCAGGCGATCACCATGCTGGAGTCCATGGGGATCTCGGTGGAGTTCAGCCACCACGAGGGCGCCCCCGGCCAGCAGGAGATCGACCTGCGGTACGCCGACGCACTCTCCACCGCCGACAACGTCATGACCTTCCGGCTGGTGATGAAGCAGGTCGCGCTGGAACAGGGCGTACAGGCGACCTTCATGCCGAAACCGTTCAGCGAGTACCCGGGCTCCGGGATGCACACCCACCTCTCCCTCTTCGAGGGGGACCGGAACGCCTTCTACGAGTCCGGTGCGGAGTACCAACTCTCCAAGGTGGGCCGCTCCTTCATCGCCGGCCTACTGCGCCACGCGGCGGAGATCTCCGCCGTCACCAACCAGTGGGTCAACTCCTACAAGCGCATCTGGGGCGGTTCGGCCCGCAGCGCGGGCGCGGGCGGCGAAGCCCCCTCGTACATCTGTTGGGGCCACAACAACCGCTCGGCGCTGATCCGCGTCCCGATGTACAAGCCGGGCAAGACGGGCTCCTCGCGGGTCGAGGTGCGCTCCATCGACTCGGGCGCGAACCCCTACCTGACCTATGCGGTGCTCCTGGCCGCGGGCCTCAAGGGCATCGAGGAGGGCTATGAACTGCCGCCCGGCGCGGACGACGACGTATGGGCGCTGTCGGACGGCGAACGACGGGCGATGGGCATCGAACCGCTGCCGCAGAACCTCGGCGAGGCGATCTCCCTGATGGAGCGCAGCGAACTGGTCGCCGAGACGCTGGGGGAGCACGTCTTCGACTTCTTCCTGCGCAACAAGAAGCAGGAGTGGGAGGAGTACCGCTCCGAGGTCACGGCCTTCGAGCTGCGGAAGATGATGCCGGTGCTGTAG
- a CDS encoding alpha/beta hydrolase gives MPTRLTRITLASVLALLIAVLLPQPSADAQGSRGPDRVRVVEERRVAPRIVDLTLDTPSLDTPGKVRLLTPDGWDERDPRDRWPVLYLLSGGDGDHETWTREYLVQDRPELRDVLVVMPSMPLYGFYSDWWNHGEGGPPAVETFHLDEVMPLLERSYGAGKQRVAAGESQGGYGAVAYAARRPGLFRAVASFSGFVHPSQHPHAVRAGMTYLGLDWLALWGDPILQRARWHAHDPYYLAERLRGTRVHLSSGDGTKGELDPPDVQPDPHIPGLEDPDDPFPAEVISPTEAIMEAESKTLADRLAAAGVRLSTHFYAGTHSPPYWWRELDRTLPALLAELGPTDRRGSRTSQT, from the coding sequence ATGCCGACCCGGTTGACCCGGATCACCCTCGCGTCCGTGCTCGCCCTGCTGATCGCCGTCCTGCTGCCCCAGCCCTCCGCCGACGCACAGGGCAGCCGAGGACCGGATCGCGTACGGGTCGTCGAGGAACGTCGCGTCGCCCCGCGGATCGTCGATCTGACCCTGGACACACCGTCCCTGGACACCCCCGGGAAGGTGCGGCTGCTGACCCCCGACGGCTGGGACGAGCGCGACCCCCGGGACCGCTGGCCGGTGCTCTACCTGTTGAGCGGCGGCGACGGCGATCACGAGACCTGGACCCGGGAGTACCTGGTCCAGGACCGACCGGAGCTGCGCGATGTGCTGGTGGTGATGCCGTCGATGCCGCTGTACGGCTTTTACAGCGACTGGTGGAACCACGGCGAGGGCGGTCCACCGGCCGTGGAGACCTTCCACCTCGACGAGGTCATGCCCCTGTTGGAGCGCTCGTACGGGGCCGGGAAGCAGCGCGTCGCGGCTGGCGAGTCCCAGGGAGGCTACGGCGCGGTCGCCTATGCCGCACGCAGACCGGGGCTGTTCCGAGCCGTGGCCAGCTTTAGTGGTTTCGTACATCCCTCGCAGCATCCCCACGCGGTCCGCGCGGGCATGACCTACCTCGGACTCGACTGGCTCGCCCTGTGGGGGGATCCGATCCTCCAGCGCGCCCGCTGGCACGCCCATGACCCCTACTACCTGGCAGAACGCCTACGGGGCACCCGGGTGCACCTGTCCAGCGGCGACGGGACGAAGGGAGAGCTGGACCCGCCCGACGTCCAGCCCGACCCGCACATCCCGGGGCTTGAGGACCCCGACGACCCCTTCCCCGCCGAGGTGATCTCACCGACCGAGGCCATCATGGAAGCTGAGTCGAAGACGCTGGCGGACCGGTTGGCAGCGGCCGGAGTGCGGCTCAGCACCCACTTCTACGCCGGCACCCACTCCCCGCCGTACTGGTGGCGGGAGCTGGATCGCACTCTGCCCGCGCTGTTGGCGGAACTCGGGCCGACCGACCGGCGCGGCTCGCGGACCTCGCAGACTTAA
- a CDS encoding bifunctional [glutamine synthetase] adenylyltransferase/[glutamine synthetase]-adenylyl-L-tyrosine phosphorylase, which translates to MTAVPGRRSSTFTRLLRHGFTDPAAAERLLDLPVLAPVRDDSVLLDALGAAADPDLALRSLVRLVEAQDPDEPRVLLDTLVTAKPLRDRLLGVLGASEALGDHLVRHPGDWRVLATYESTDLHPGVADFERCLADADDPVSLRIGYRRCLLSIAARDVCGTTGVAQTAAELADLATATLRAALAIAEAAAPEDAASCRLAVIALGKCGGHELNYVSDVDVIFVGEPAIGVDENRAVQAATRLASHLMRVCSETTVEGTIWPVDANLRPEGRNGPLVRTLSSHLAYYQRWAKTWEFQALLKARPVAGDPVLGDEYIAAVSPLVWQAAERENFVADVQKMRRRVIDNIPAAEVERELKLGPGGLRDVEFAVQLLQLVHGRGDHTLHSGSTLEALEALAEGGYVGRVDAAQLDDAYRFLRAMEHRIQLYRLRRTHLVPEGDADLRRLGRSLGLRTDPIAELNRSWRRHASVVRRLHEKLFYRPLLDAVAQLSPVEARLSTKAARERLEALGYADPSSALRHLEALASGVSRKAAIQRTLLPVLLGWFADSADPDAGLLGFRKVSDALGKTPWYLRLLRDEGAAAENLARVLSAGRLAPDLLLRAPEAVAILGDPGGLNPRRRDHLEPEVLAAVGRAANAEDAVAVARGVRRRELFRTAAADLIGSYGTEESPAESDPGALVDRVGLALTDLTAATIAGALRAAVGAHWGDVLPTRFAVIGVGRFGGRELAYGSDADVLFVHEPRPGEDEQEAARAANTVVTEMRRLLQLPTADPPLLIDADLRPEGKSGPMVRTLASYEAYYRRWSLVWESQALLRAEPMAGDPDLGARFIDLIDPLRYPMEGLGEDAVREIRRLKARMESERLPRGADPTLHTKLGRGGLSDVEWTVQLIQMQHAWTEPGLRTTRTRPALRAAHQAGLIGTEDAQTLDEAWVLATRVRNGVMLVRGRAGDTFPSDGRELAALGRYLGYDPGHVGDMLDDYRRTTRRARGVMETLFYGA; encoded by the coding sequence ATGACGGCGGTTCCCGGGCGCAGGAGCAGTACCTTCACACGGTTGCTGCGGCACGGTTTCACCGACCCCGCCGCCGCCGAGAGACTGCTCGACCTGCCCGTCCTCGCCCCCGTACGGGACGATTCCGTACTGCTGGACGCACTGGGCGCCGCGGCCGATCCCGACCTCGCGCTGCGCAGCCTCGTCCGCCTGGTCGAAGCACAGGACCCGGACGAGCCCCGCGTGCTCCTCGACACCCTCGTCACGGCCAAACCCCTGCGCGATCGACTCCTCGGCGTCCTGGGCGCGTCCGAGGCGCTCGGCGACCACCTGGTGCGCCACCCCGGCGACTGGCGGGTCCTCGCCACCTACGAGTCGACCGACCTCCACCCCGGCGTGGCCGACTTCGAACGATGCCTCGCCGACGCCGACGACCCCGTCTCCCTGCGCATCGGCTACCGACGCTGTCTGCTGTCCATCGCCGCCCGGGACGTCTGTGGAACGACCGGCGTCGCCCAGACCGCGGCCGAACTCGCCGACCTCGCCACCGCGACGCTCAGGGCCGCCCTCGCCATCGCCGAGGCCGCGGCCCCCGAGGACGCAGCGAGTTGTCGACTGGCCGTGATCGCCCTCGGCAAGTGCGGCGGCCATGAACTCAACTACGTCTCCGACGTCGACGTCATCTTCGTCGGAGAGCCCGCCATCGGCGTTGACGAGAACCGGGCCGTCCAGGCGGCCACCCGACTCGCCTCCCACCTCATGCGCGTCTGCTCCGAAACGACCGTCGAGGGCACGATCTGGCCGGTGGACGCCAATCTGCGCCCCGAAGGCCGCAACGGACCCCTGGTGCGCACCCTCTCCAGCCATCTGGCCTACTACCAGCGCTGGGCCAAGACCTGGGAGTTCCAAGCCCTCCTCAAGGCCCGGCCGGTCGCCGGCGACCCGGTGCTGGGCGACGAGTACATCGCCGCCGTCTCCCCGCTGGTCTGGCAGGCGGCCGAGCGGGAGAACTTCGTCGCCGACGTGCAGAAGATGCGCCGACGGGTCATCGACAACATCCCCGCGGCCGAAGTGGAACGCGAACTCAAACTCGGCCCCGGCGGACTGCGGGACGTGGAGTTCGCCGTCCAACTGCTCCAACTCGTCCACGGACGCGGCGACCACACCCTCCACAGCGGCAGCACCCTGGAAGCGCTGGAGGCCCTCGCCGAAGGCGGCTACGTCGGACGGGTGGACGCCGCCCAACTCGACGACGCTTACCGCTTCCTGCGCGCCATGGAACACCGCATCCAGCTCTACCGGCTGCGCCGCACCCATCTGGTCCCGGAAGGCGACGCCGACCTGCGCCGACTCGGACGCTCACTGGGGCTGCGCACCGACCCGATCGCCGAACTGAACCGCTCCTGGCGGCGCCACGCATCGGTGGTGCGAAGGCTGCACGAGAAGCTGTTCTACCGACCCCTGCTCGACGCCGTCGCCCAACTCTCCCCGGTGGAGGCCCGACTCAGCACCAAGGCCGCCCGGGAACGACTCGAAGCGCTCGGGTACGCCGACCCGTCCTCCGCCCTGCGCCATCTGGAGGCGCTGGCGTCCGGAGTCAGCCGCAAGGCCGCCATCCAGCGGACCCTGCTGCCGGTGCTGCTCGGCTGGTTCGCCGACTCCGCCGACCCCGACGCGGGACTGCTCGGCTTCCGCAAGGTGTCCGACGCCCTCGGCAAGACACCCTGGTACCTGCGGCTGCTGCGCGACGAGGGCGCGGCGGCGGAGAACCTCGCCCGCGTCCTGTCCGCCGGGCGACTCGCCCCCGACCTGCTGCTGCGCGCCCCGGAGGCGGTGGCCATCCTCGGTGACCCGGGCGGCCTCAACCCGCGCCGTCGCGACCATCTGGAACCCGAGGTCCTGGCGGCCGTCGGGCGGGCGGCGAACGCCGAGGACGCGGTCGCCGTGGCCCGCGGGGTGCGCCGCCGCGAGTTGTTCCGTACCGCCGCCGCCGATCTGATCGGCTCGTACGGCACCGAGGAGAGCCCCGCCGAGTCCGACCCCGGCGCCCTCGTCGACCGGGTGGGTCTCGCCCTCACCGATCTCACCGCAGCCACCATCGCCGGCGCGCTCCGCGCCGCTGTCGGCGCGCACTGGGGCGATGTGCTGCCGACCCGGTTCGCCGTGATCGGAGTGGGACGCTTCGGCGGCCGGGAACTCGCCTACGGCTCGGACGCGGACGTGCTCTTCGTCCACGAGCCCCGGCCGGGAGAGGACGAGCAGGAAGCGGCCCGCGCCGCCAACACCGTTGTCACCGAGATGCGCAGGCTCCTCCAACTGCCCACCGCCGACCCACCGCTCCTCATCGACGCCGACCTGCGGCCCGAGGGCAAGAGCGGGCCCATGGTCCGCACCCTGGCGTCGTACGAGGCGTACTACAGGCGCTGGTCGCTGGTGTGGGAGAGCCAGGCCCTGCTGCGGGCCGAACCCATGGCGGGCGATCCCGACCTCGGAGCCCGGTTCATCGACCTCATCGACCCGCTGCGCTACCCCATGGAAGGACTCGGCGAGGACGCCGTCCGCGAGATCCGTCGGCTCAAGGCACGGATGGAGTCCGAGCGGCTGCCGCGCGGCGCGGACCCCACCCTCCACACCAAGTTGGGTCGCGGCGGACTCAGCGACGTGGAGTGGACGGTCCAACTCATCCAGATGCAGCACGCCTGGACGGAGCCCGGGCTGCGCACCACCCGCACCCGCCCGGCCCTGCGAGCCGCCCACCAGGCCGGGCTGATCGGGACGGAGGACGCCCAGACCCTGGATGAGGCATGGGTACTGGCCACCCGGGTACGCAATGGGGTGATGTTGGTCCGCGGCCGGGCGGGGGACACCTTTCCCTCCGACGGCCGTGAACTGGCGGCACTCGGTCGCTACTTGGGCTACGACCCCGGGCATGTCGGCGACATGCTCGACGACTACCGAAGGACGACCCGGCGGGCGCGCGGTGTGATGGAGACCCTGTTCTACGGGGCCTGA
- a CDS encoding GntR family transcriptional regulator has translation MTVPSTEAGSHDHRSLHERIAADLRDEIMSGELAPGAKVPSTAQLKARFSASNATVQKALQLLKDEGLVVGRAGAAVTVRDHRQRTIRPASFMAPSPTGTPYRWLTENAKNGVQTRSTLLDVRETVPPVEIATALALSAEEAALMRTQVLTIDDEPAELVHSYYPLALARGTAMMEKRKIRGGTPTLLSSLGFPPRLSTDRVSARVPTQEQSRVLKLPGDLPVLRTLRVVYTDGNRPIEATVMVKAGHLYEVQYEFAPE, from the coding sequence ATGACAGTGCCCAGCACCGAAGCAGGCTCGCACGACCATCGGTCCCTTCATGAGCGCATCGCCGCGGACCTACGCGACGAAATCATGTCCGGGGAACTGGCTCCGGGAGCCAAGGTGCCGTCCACCGCACAGCTCAAAGCAAGGTTCTCGGCCTCGAATGCCACAGTCCAGAAGGCACTTCAGCTCCTCAAGGATGAGGGGCTCGTCGTCGGTAGGGCGGGCGCAGCCGTCACCGTGCGAGACCACAGACAGCGAACGATACGTCCTGCCTCGTTCATGGCGCCGTCCCCAACAGGGACTCCATACCGCTGGTTGACCGAGAACGCGAAGAACGGCGTCCAGACTCGGAGCACGCTCCTCGATGTGCGGGAGACCGTGCCACCCGTGGAGATCGCAACAGCGCTCGCCCTCTCGGCCGAGGAAGCGGCGCTCATGCGTACCCAGGTGCTGACCATCGATGACGAGCCGGCAGAACTGGTGCACTCCTACTACCCATTGGCCCTCGCCCGTGGAACAGCAATGATGGAGAAGCGCAAGATCCGGGGCGGGACGCCTACCTTGCTGTCAAGCCTCGGCTTCCCTCCCAGACTCAGCACCGATCGCGTCTCAGCGCGGGTTCCCACGCAGGAACAGTCCAGAGTGCTGAAACTGCCGGGCGATCTGCCTGTACTGCGGACCCTTCGCGTCGTCTACACCGACGGCAACCGACCCATCGAAGCCACCGTGATGGTCAAGGCGGGCCACCTCTACGAGGTTCAGTACGAGTTCGCTCCCGAGTAG
- a CDS encoding UTRA domain-containing protein, translating into MSTGEWINTSTPYLAPRPKGQGEAWGAETAMEGRQGRQRILYAGEASAPRDVAERLGLHEGDAVVVRRRLMLLDGRPCELTDSYYSTEIARNTRLAQATKIPGGAVTYLAGLGYVGARAREDVSARMPHAHEREALCSGDDEPVLQVVRTTLDRDDNPIQVDVMIMLASSQRLQYEIRIG; encoded by the coding sequence GTGAGCACAGGCGAGTGGATCAACACCTCGACCCCCTATCTCGCACCGCGGCCGAAGGGACAGGGGGAGGCTTGGGGTGCGGAGACCGCAATGGAGGGGCGCCAGGGCCGCCAGCGAATCCTGTACGCAGGTGAAGCTTCCGCGCCGCGAGACGTGGCCGAACGGCTTGGTCTTCACGAAGGCGACGCGGTCGTCGTCCGCCGCCGTCTCATGCTCCTCGACGGACGACCGTGCGAGCTGACGGACAGCTACTACTCCACCGAGATCGCCCGCAATACGCGGTTGGCGCAGGCGACCAAGATCCCAGGCGGAGCGGTCACCTACCTCGCGGGGCTCGGATATGTGGGCGCACGCGCCCGCGAGGACGTCAGCGCCCGGATGCCCCACGCGCATGAGCGTGAGGCATTGTGTTCAGGAGACGACGAACCGGTCCTTCAAGTGGTGCGGACCACACTGGACCGGGACGACAATCCGATCCAGGTAGACGTCATGATCATGCTAGCCAGCAGCCAGCGGCTGCAGTACGAAATCAGAATCGGATGA
- a CDS encoding VOC family protein gives MELTLEVVTVPVTDLDRSKKFYEEGCGFRLDLDQEVAPGVRIVQLTPPGSRCSIALMGGFPLAPGQRSMAPGALQGLQLCVTDLAAARAALVERAVDISEIQHVGESGWEGGPGGVWNSFAFFRDPDGNGWAIQEAPSPLSDR, from the coding sequence ATGGAGTTGACGCTTGAGGTCGTCACCGTCCCGGTGACCGATCTGGACCGCTCGAAGAAGTTCTACGAGGAGGGCTGCGGCTTCCGCCTCGACCTGGATCAAGAGGTCGCGCCGGGCGTGCGCATCGTCCAACTCACGCCGCCTGGCTCGCGCTGTTCGATCGCCCTGATGGGAGGGTTCCCTCTGGCGCCGGGGCAGCGGTCGATGGCGCCGGGCGCGCTCCAGGGGCTCCAATTGTGCGTGACAGACCTCGCGGCGGCCCGGGCGGCGCTGGTGGAGCGCGCGGTGGACATCAGTGAGATCCAGCACGTGGGTGAGAGCGGCTGGGAGGGGGGTCCGGGCGGAGTGTGGAACTCCTTCGCCTTCTTCCGCGACCCGGACGGCAACGGCTGGGCGATCCAGGAGGCGCCGTCGCCCCTGTCGGACCGCTGA
- a CDS encoding antitoxin: MSVMDKLKNMLKGHESQADKGVDRAGDKVDEKTQGKYTGQVDTAQDKMKGQYGSGGTSGQGQPPQT; encoded by the coding sequence ATGTCCGTGATGGACAAGCTCAAGAACATGCTCAAGGGCCACGAGTCCCAGGCAGACAAGGGCGTCGACCGGGCCGGTGACAAGGTCGACGAGAAGACCCAGGGCAAGTACACCGGCCAGGTGGACACCGCCCAGGACAAGATGAAGGGCCAGTACGGCTCCGGTGGCACCTCGGGGCAGGGACAGCCCCCGCAGACCTGA